CGGTTCTGGCTGGACCGCGGCGTGGACGGCTTCCGCCTGGACGCCATCAACTTCTGCTTCCACGACGCGCAGCTGCGCGACAACCCGCCCAAGCCGGCGGACAAGCGCGTGGGCCGCGGCTTCAGCCCGGACAACCCGTACGCCTACCAGTACCACTACTACAACAACACCCAGCCGGAAAACCTGCCGTTCCTGGAGCAGCTGCGTGCGCTGCTGGACGAGTACCCGGGCGCGGTGAGCCTGGGCGAGATTTCCTCGGAGGACTCGCTGGCCACCACCGCCGAGTACACCCAGGACGGCCGCCTGCACATGGGCTACAGCTTCGAGCTGCTGGTGGACGACTACAGCGCGGCCTACATCCGCGATACGGTCTCGCGCCTGGAAGCGGTGATGACCGAGGGTTGGCCGTGCTGGGCGGTGTCCAACCATGACGTGGAGCGGGCCGTGAGCCGCTGGGGCGGCCGCCCGTCCGACCCGCGCCTGGCCCGCATGCTGGTGGCGATGCTGTGCAGCCTGCGCGGTTCGGTCTGCCTGTACCAGGGCGAGGAGCTGGGCCTGGCCGAGGCCGAGGTGGCCTTCGAGGACCTGCAGGACCCCTACGGCATCACCTTCTGGCCGAACTTCAAGGGCCGCGACGGCTGCCGCACGCCGCTGCCGTGGACCGACGCCCCGCTGGCCGGCTTCACCACCGGCAAGCCCTGGCTGCCGATCCCGGCCGAGCACCGGGCGGCGGCGGTGGCGGTGCAGGACGCCGACCCGGGTTCGGTCCTGGCGGCCTTCCGGGCCTTCCTGGCCTGGCGGCGGACCCAGCCGACCCTGCAGCACGGGGACATCCGTTTCCTGGACAGTGCCGAGCCAGTGCTGCTGTTCGAGCGTATGCTTGCAGATGAAACCCTCCTGCTGGCCTTCAACCTGTCGGCCGAGGCGGTCAGCCATCCGCTGCCGGCCGGTACCTGGCAGCAGCTGGACGTGCCGGGCCCGGATGCGGGCACGGTCGAGGGCACTGAACTGCGGCTGCCGCCGCGCGCGGTGTATTGCGCACGACGCAGCTGACCGATTTCTCCGGTGGCGGTACTTGCGGGGACGGGGCCGAAGCGCCCCGTCCCTTTTTTGTGGGTGGCCGATGGCCGTCACTTTCCAACTATTGGAATGGAATCGGCCGGGGTGGGCGTGGACACTGGTGGCCCCCTCCGTGGTGGACCTCCGATGCGTTTCTTTACTTCCCTGATGCGGGTGTTGTTGCTGGCAGCGGCACTTTCGGCTGCCCACCCTCTCTCCGCTACGCCCATCATGATCGTGGGCCCCGCGCTGGAGGATGCCTTCGAGGGTTCGGACGTGGTGCCTGGCTTGAAGCAGTTGCTCGGACCGGAGTACGCGGCATTCCGGCGCAACTTCGATGAGTCGGCGGTGTCGGTGCCGCTCAAGAGTGGTGGCTTGATGCTGGTCGGATGGCGGCTGGGCTTTCCTGATTCCTACGGAGCTGTGGTGGTCCTGCACCCAGACGGAAGCCTGGACGCGGCTTACTACAATGCGGGCGAGCGTGCTCCGCGTTACTTCTCGAATTCAGCCCAGCCTCACCACCGGGCGCTGCGGGCCTGGGCCAGGCAATACGTTGGCGATACGCCGCAGGCCTTTCCGGACGGTTGGGATTCGCAAGTTGCTGTGGATCTTCCCAGCGAAGAAGACCAGGCGGCCATGCGCGCCGTTGCCGCTGCGATCTGGTCGCCGCCCCTGGCGC
This genomic stretch from Stenotrophomonas sp. SAU14A_NAIMI4_5 harbors:
- a CDS encoding alpha-glucosidase family protein, with protein sequence MSHNPWWRGAVIYQIYPRSYLDASGDGVGDLPGIIQRLDHIAALGADAIWISPFFKSPMADFGYDIADYRDVDPLFGSLEDFDRLLAKAHGLGLKVMIDQVLSHTSLEHAWFRESRQDRTNPKADWYVWADPREDGTPPNNWLSLFGGGAWQWEPRREQYYLHNFLVDQPDLNFHNPDVQQATLDNVRFWLDRGVDGFRLDAINFCFHDAQLRDNPPKPADKRVGRGFSPDNPYAYQYHYYNNTQPENLPFLEQLRALLDEYPGAVSLGEISSEDSLATTAEYTQDGRLHMGYSFELLVDDYSAAYIRDTVSRLEAVMTEGWPCWAVSNHDVERAVSRWGGRPSDPRLARMLVAMLCSLRGSVCLYQGEELGLAEAEVAFEDLQDPYGITFWPNFKGRDGCRTPLPWTDAPLAGFTTGKPWLPIPAEHRAAAVAVQDADPGSVLAAFRAFLAWRRTQPTLQHGDIRFLDSAEPVLLFERMLADETLLLAFNLSAEAVSHPLPAGTWQQLDVPGPDAGTVEGTELRLPPRAVYCARRS